A region of the Cryptococcus deuterogattii R265 chromosome 1, complete sequence genome:
GTCTGCATAtttttttatcttcaaCTCGACAATAACACAATGTCTCGTCTCTTATGCACGCtcctttttgctcttttgTCTGTCCAGTTCTGCCTGGCGCAGCGACTGGCGACCCGTATCAACGAGGTATGTGCCGTTTTGCTTCTCACCAGAGTTATTAATCATCAGAAGAGCTGATGGCTTGTAATGATAGAATGGATATACTGTCGTCATCACCGGTCCAAATGGATTCGATGGCACGGGAACTCTCCCCTCGTGAGTGATCAACCTAAGAATCCGTCTCTGACAACCGCGACGCGTTGTGAATCATGACGCGATTCGAAAGCAGCTGTCATAACAATAATAGCTGATATGGGTGATTCTTCCAACGCGCAGCAGTATGGCTCTAGCTATGTCCACTTCTGTATTCACCACTTCGCGGATGACGAAAAGCCGACTCGACAGCAGTACGATCTCGTCCACCCCCTCGTAAGTTGCGAAGTCGGGTGCAAAGAGAAGGTGTTGATTGATCATGTCGAATAGTGCAAGTGCTGTTGACAGTTGGGGCGGTGATGTCAATGCTGCCCGGACAGGATCAGCATCTGCTTCAAGTTCGAGCAGGTAAGTCTTAATCGATTTAGATTGATTCTGTTGGTGACGCTCACCATTTCAACCTCACCGAGTAGCAGTGctgcctcctccaccgcctcTGCCACCACAAAACAAACTAACGCTTCGGCCGCCAAGTCTCATGCTGAGAGCTCTGCGACTTTATCTACGCCTTTTAATTTTGGCCCTGTAGCCATAATAAGTCTGACGAGTGCTATCTTTTTATGGGCTTCAGTAGTCTAAGTAAGACCTAGAGAGCGTGTTATTGTCCCTCGCATTTTATCTAGCAGCTGGGCTGCTCGATTTGCTTCATGATCTCACATATGAAACGAAGTTTTTCGCTAGCCATGCATCGTGGTATCTTGTCAGGCGCATTAATTGATTAGTGGCCCCCAGCCGTATTCTCAAATTTGTTATCGCTAAAACCTTCCCTGTCAGGTGGAGACCACAGCAAAAGGAACTACACAAATACACTCACTGGTTTACCCTCCTGATGCTAACGCCCTTTCAAGTTCGAGCCTAGCGCCTAAGGTTGTCTGCTGGAGCGCGGAACCAATTTCATTTCAATATCTGCTGCAGGGCGATATAGCTGCCTGCCAATGGCAGCTATGCatggttgaggaagagcatgCGCCTGTGGGGCTATATTACATTGCAATGTACCAGCGCAGCATGCATGGGCAGGTAATGAGACGCTGGTGAAGCTGGCAGCGGGATGAGTGAAAAATACATGACATCGATGTGCCGGATTCGGGCTTCAAGCATGGAACCTTGTTAACATGTCAAAGTTCCTGACGCGGCTGGCGGCTGAGCTTACCACTTTTGCGCTCTTTCCACATTCTGTTCAGCACCTCCACAccacatctctttccacaacTCCATCACATTTTAAAATGCCCagcaagaagggaaaatCCAAGTCTAACTCAAGGGCGAACTCTGCTGGAAATCCCAATTCGACGCAGAACGCGGCGGACCTTCCGAATGGTGCTCCCACTATCCCGGACGAGGCAGCAGCTCCTCAGGCGCCGCCGTCCGATGAGACAGTCGAGTCCAAATCGCTacagggaggagaagagcagACACAAGGACAGAACCATGAACATAAAGATGAAGGATCCTCTGAGCAATCTCAGGtggaagagcaggaagagcagaacGATGTGCCGGTTGATGAGCGGATAAGAATCCTTGAGGACGATCTGGAGACGACAAggcaagaaaaagaggcacTTGGAAATCAGTATAGAAGCCTACTTGGGAAATTAACAGCTATGAGGACGACACTTGGAGATAAGCTTAAAGAAGATGCTGTAGGTtaccttttctctctctttctttcggCCGTGTGCGGAAACTGATGCATGCTTCCGCCGAATACAGGAGGAGCTGGATCGACGAGAGACGCAGATTAATAATCTCGTCACTGAAAATAGCGAGCTTCACGAAACTGTCACCACACTCAAATCCGAActctcatccctctcccagGAATCTTCACACCTTTCTGCCCAGCTTGCCCAACTTCGTTCTCAAAGtgactcttcttcatcagacGTGCTCTCTCTCACACGGGAAATGAGAGAGTTGCGAGGTGAAAtggagagattgagaatggagagggaagaatgggaagtAGAAGctgggagggaaagagagcgAAGAGAGACATTAGAGGACGACTTGAGGGtgtttgagagaagagagcaaGATATGTGTAGCGCTCTAGAAAAGCTCACGGAAGGGAGggataaagaaaaggagagaggagataaTTTGCAAGAAGTACTGAGCGAGTTTCAAGCGGGTGAGCTCTCGGGAAAAGCCCCGATTTTACTTTGCACTCCTGTCGATAATACTAACAATTCGCCATTAGCGAAAGATTCAGAAATACAACAGGCAACTGCCGAACTTGAAACGCAACTCCgcgcagcagcagaatcTCTTTCAGAATTCAAACTCCGTGCTGTCAATGCCGAAACTCGATTGTCGGAGGTTTCTTCAGACGCTAGCAAGTCCTCCGCTCTCGAAAAGGAACTAAAGGACAAGAATCAGATTATTGGGAAACTACGACATGATGGTAAGTTGATAGAGGCGCGCGAACAATAGTCTGTCCCGAAACCTGACATCGTTTCAGCTGTGGTGAGCAATGAGCATTTGAAAGAGGCGTTGAGAAGATTACGGAAGAATCAATCTGATAACAATGTTGACCGGTGAGTTTTCGTCCGCCtgctccatcatcattgatttctttcttcttacTTTTATTTTAGACGCTTGGTAACAaatatcctcctctcatTCCTTACGACATCTCGAGGTGACCCTAAGCGTTTTGAAATGTTAGCTTTACTGGCCACCATCCTTTCATGGGACGATGCTGAGCGTGAAAAAGCTGGGTTGCAACGTCAAGGTGCCgtgggagggggagggaaaggcAAGGCAATTAAAGGCAAGGACAAAGAGAGTGAAAAAAgtgccgaagaagaggctgcaATGAACGAAGTAAGTCGCTCTCATCAACCAGCTACGCGTTTTTATTGGCACATTTGTGTGGAGCTAAACTTGGTCCCCGACAGTCTTTCAGCAACTTGTTTGTCGAGTTCCTCCTCAAAGAAGCTTCTCAGGGTCAACCGTCTCACATCGGTACATCAGATCACCAGCCTCACCGTACACTatcatccctttctctcGACTCACCTCCTATATTTTCGCCTACCCATGGTCCTGCAGCCGGATCCATGACATTTTCACCcccgtcttcttcgcctaGACAAAGGCCTCGAGGAATGTCAGGCGATTCATCCGTATCGGAAAGGcccatgatgatgagtggGAGAAAAGCGAGTTATGCACTGAAAGGTGTGAtggaagggcaagggcaaacATATCATCCATAGGTCTTGGACTTGGTTGACTTTTTGTATGTTGCACACTTGGTCATGAAAGATGAATGTCCCGTACATAGATATTGTATGATTACGAATGCATTTTAAACAACACACTCGCCTCCCTGTTCACACGCATACATCACTACTCCGTTCACACAAGTTTTTATATTCCGCCTGCAACTTCTCCCCGGCATCTATGACAACTTCTAGTGTCGATCCCATTACTCAGCCTTGCCAgccttctcagcctcttTGATAGAGGCAGCGTCCGTCTGAGGGCCGGTAGCCTTACCCGTAAGGCTCTCAAACATCCCGCCAGAGGCCTTGAAAGGTCGGGCGAGGTCACCCTCGGCCTTCTTGTTCCAAAGGTGGAGTTTGGCGGGGTTGGACTCGAGTGCGCCCTTGAGACCCATGATGGATTGAATGAAGAGAGGTTGAGTGTACTTCATGTAGCCGTGCTAAAACGTAAAAAGTCAACATGGGACAAAATCAAGTCTGTTTTGGATACCACTCACGAGGAAAGTCATGATGGCGACGCTCTGCGGGGACTTGTCAGTGATGAGAGGGGTTACAGGACATGAAAGAACGAACGATGAGCAAGCTCCTGATAGCCTTGCCAGTCTCAGCAAGGTCGTAGTCTTTGACAGTTGTCTGCACAAGTTCAGGCTTGGCATCAGGGTTCTACAGATTTAAAGATTAAAAATTTCCTAGAGTGAATGTTAGTGAATAGGTGACAGACCATGGGAGACGCCGGATTAACGTATTTCAAGACTGTCAagtcgttcttcttcctaaTCTATTCCGGCTGTCAATGGATGCTGCCAATGTATTGCCCACAAGAAACGTACCTGGAGAGTGATGTAGTAGTAGATGCCAAGCGATAAAAGCTGAGCAGTAGCGTAAGCGATACGCAGGTAGTTTACGACTTGAGGGTCGTCCATGGGGATCCTTCGGGCGACTGTATCGTGTGAGCTGTGGTTCTCCGCAGTTCAAGGTGGGACGTACCCTGCATCGCGCCGAGGGAAAGCACTAGGTTTGTGACGGCTGGGTTGTTCATTGCTGTTACGAAGACCAGAAACGGgattgagatggaaatAGAATGTAGATATACGATACACAGTGGAAGCTGGCggaaagaggaggtggaatATGTGGAGGGTGGACGCTATGCCACGTCCGGATAACGCCGCGATTCCCCGGGACGAGGTGTCCCCGCGTCCTCGAGCATAACCGTCGACTCTATAACGAACCCTTCTTTAACTATACATCGTCCAAAAATGCGGCCCCAGCTTTTCCGCCCAGCCCGTGCCCTCGGTCGTCGCCTCAACTCCACCAGCGCCAGCCCTCAGACGAACCCCAACGTCCAGAAGGCCGTTGAAAACGCCCAGAAGGCCTATGCCCAGACTGCCGCGACCTTGAAGAAAGCTGCGGGCCCCGtcggagagaagattggcAGTGCTCTCGGTGGTGCGTGTATAACGCTGGAGATATACAGGTCAGAACGCTAATTCCAGTTTCAGGCTACCGTGAACCTATCGTCTACAACTCCAAGGTCTTTGCTTCCATCTGTCGTCAAGTCTGGCAAGCTGAGAAGCTTTCTCCCCCTCGCGATCTTGCCACATGGGCTCGAGCCTACTCTGAGATTTACGCCAAGGCTTTCAACGGTGGTTACTGGAAGAACCTCCTGAAGACTGGTGCTTGGGCTGGTTTGGGTGTTGCCGTGAGTACAGCCGATCGTCGGACATTTTTCTGGATGTTTGTATTTGAATACTAAAGGGCGACCATTTTATAGGCTCTTGAGGCATACGGTatcttcaagcttggcGAGATTGTTGGTAGACGAAACTTGGTTGGTTACAACCTTAAAGAATAGAGTGTTAAAGGGTGCGGGATGGAAAATACGTGGCAGAAGGCGTGTCACGGGCAGAGCGCACGAAGGTGCTTAACACGTCTGGAATGTAGACGTATGCATTTGGATCCGGATA
Encoded here:
- a CDS encoding F-type H+-transporting ATPase subunit G, with the translated sequence MRPQLFRPARALGRRLNSTSASPQTNPNVQKAVENAQKAYAQTAATLKKAAGPVGEKIGSALGGYREPIVYNSKVFASICRQVWQAEKLSPPRDLATWARAYSEIYAKAFNGGYWKNLLKTGAWAGLGVAALEAYGIFKLGEIVGRRNLVGYNLKE
- a CDS encoding inorganic phosphate transporter pho88, which encodes MNNPAVTNLVLSLGAMQVARRIPMDDPQVVNYLRIAYATAQLLSLGIYYYITLQIRKKNDLTVLKYVNPASPMNPDAKPELVQTTVKDYDLAETGKAIRSLLISVAIMTFLHGYMKYTQPLFIQSIMGLKGALESNPAKLHLWNKKAEGDLARPFKASGGMFESLTGKATGPQTDAASIKEAEKAGKAE